A portion of the Hoylesella buccalis ATCC 35310 genome contains these proteins:
- a CDS encoding helix-turn-helix domain-containing protein, translating to MESIKDLNMEANDMQVVLSALERVNRRIKEVAQTHKPLFGGEHFLTGKEVCERLYISPRTLQDYRDRRIIPYTHFAGKILYKESDLEKMLDNNYKECE from the coding sequence ATGGAGTCAATAAAGGACTTGAATATGGAAGCGAATGATATGCAGGTGGTGCTGTCAGCACTTGAAAGAGTGAACAGACGGATAAAGGAAGTGGCACAGACACACAAACCGCTATTTGGCGGTGAGCATTTCCTGACAGGCAAGGAGGTGTGCGAGCGGCTGTATATCAGCCCTCGTACCTTGCAGGACTATCGGGACAGGAGGATTATCCCCTACACACACTTTGCAGGAAAGATACTTTATAAGGAGTCGGATTTGGAGAAAATGTTGGATAATAATTATAAGGAATGCGAATAA
- a CDS encoding helix-turn-helix domain-containing protein, which produces MGYFIITDSNWAKLRNEILCLAETCHKALGEQSKHTDWLHNGDACKLLNISKRTLQHYRDTGVLPFAQIGHKCYYKREDVEWLLQTKSEKPKTVKSKNNT; this is translated from the coding sequence ATGGGATATTTTATCATTACGGATTCAAACTGGGCAAAGTTGAGGAATGAGATACTCTGTCTTGCCGAGACCTGCCACAAGGCTTTAGGAGAACAGAGCAAGCATACCGATTGGCTGCACAACGGGGATGCATGTAAGTTGCTAAACATCAGTAAGCGTACCTTACAGCATTACCGTGATACGGGCGTGTTGCCCTTTGCCCAAATTGGGCATAAGTGCTACTACAAGCGTGAGGACGTGGAGTGGCTGCTGCAGACTAAATCGGAGAAGCCTAAAACAGTTAAATCTAAGAATAACACATAA
- a CDS encoding virulence-associated E family protein, producing the protein MQALPECLELSHSLHNFTLGNKNRHIMKTSADKGNSEGGNNMARPRKASSKNSEIEAYLSKHYEFRYNTVLGRTEYRRKSDCDFVKVGRYEINTLRREIDNDISITTSSDNLYSIIESSFSPRVNPIQEYFKRLPSVDISSSSPFALKVIPELASCVVVRNSDKWLPYLTKWLVATVANAMDDRECRNHTCLVLTGEQGKFKTTFLDLLCPPALHGYSYTGKIYPQEKDTLTYIGQNLIVNIDDQLKALNKRDENELKNLITCPMVKYRMPYDKYVEEHPHLASFVASVNGNDFLTDPTGSRRFLPFEVLSIDIERAKAISMDSVYTEAKALLKSGFRYWFDDNEIAELYKESEDFQVQTAEMELLLRCFEKPTEDNPYCTYMTTTEIITYLGYYTHHPLSLKHMGEALRKAGFEKVSRRRDGGSPIYVYKVRKILPCPLLNSCSSQMP; encoded by the coding sequence ATGCAAGCACTCCCCGAATGCTTGGAACTTTCCCATTCTCTTCATAACTTCACTCTCGGAAACAAAAACAGGCATATAATGAAAACAAGCGCAGATAAAGGCAATTCGGAGGGCGGGAACAACATGGCCAGACCGAGAAAGGCTTCCTCTAAGAACTCAGAGATAGAAGCCTATCTCTCCAAGCATTATGAGTTTAGATACAATACGGTATTGGGACGAACCGAATACCGTAGAAAATCTGATTGCGATTTTGTCAAGGTGGGTCGCTATGAAATCAATACGCTCCGCAGGGAGATAGACAACGACATCAGTATAACAACCTCCTCGGATAATCTGTACTCCATCATCGAGAGCAGCTTCTCTCCACGTGTCAATCCCATACAGGAGTATTTTAAAAGGTTGCCATCGGTGGATATAAGCAGTAGTTCTCCCTTTGCGCTGAAAGTTATTCCCGAATTGGCAAGTTGCGTAGTTGTTCGCAACTCTGACAAGTGGCTGCCATACCTTACCAAATGGCTCGTGGCAACGGTTGCCAACGCCATGGACGACCGTGAATGTCGTAACCACACTTGCCTCGTGCTGACAGGTGAGCAGGGCAAGTTCAAGACAACATTCCTTGACTTGCTCTGTCCTCCGGCTCTTCACGGTTACAGCTATACGGGCAAGATATATCCGCAGGAGAAGGACACGCTTACCTATATAGGGCAAAATCTCATCGTAAACATTGATGACCAGCTCAAAGCCCTCAACAAGCGTGACGAGAACGAGCTGAAAAATCTCATCACCTGCCCGATGGTCAAGTACCGTATGCCCTACGACAAGTATGTGGAGGAACATCCCCACTTGGCGAGTTTTGTTGCATCGGTGAACGGTAACGATTTCCTTACCGACCCCACAGGCAGCAGGCGGTTTCTGCCCTTTGAAGTATTGTCTATTGACATAGAACGAGCAAAGGCAATCTCAATGGATAGTGTCTATACCGAAGCAAAAGCCCTGTTAAAATCTGGTTTCCGCTATTGGTTTGACGATAATGAGATAGCAGAGCTTTACAAAGAGAGTGAGGATTTCCAAGTGCAGACCGCAGAAATGGAACTACTGCTACGCTGCTTTGAGAAGCCAACGGAGGATAATCCCTATTGTACCTATATGACCACCACCGAGATAATCACCTACTTAGGCTACTATACGCATCATCCCTTGTCCTTAAAGCACATGGGCGAAGCCCTTAGGAAGGCAGGCTTTGAGAAAGTAAGCCGAAGGCGTGACGGTGGCAGCCCCATCTATGTGTATAAGGTAAGGAAGATTCTGCCGTGTCCTTTGCTGAATAGTTGCAGCAGTCAGATGCCATAA
- a CDS encoding toprim domain-containing protein → MKEEDLSLIKRYPIVEYLERKGIKPVRRTAVYALYCSPLREETHPSFKVDTEKNLWIDYGEGKGGSIIDLCMRMEGCTLSEAIHHLGQNAPDNTVYSSHKDFSQNNLQPTMAANETRKLISISDTLPPHLQEYLTKVRCIDLEKAKPFLKCISYEVRGRRYQSIGFANQSGGHELRDNGTFKGTIAPKDITPIFTDKIINQIQPTCVFEGFMDFLSFLSMKEEVTSACLVLNSVSNTAKAIRYMNAQGISSIRTFLDNDDAGRRAVQDFIKAGFHVEDMNIHYKDFKDLNDFHVSRVRERQNHKEQIQAHMSVTEQNQSNKSKQVKHKMR, encoded by the coding sequence ATGAAAGAAGAAGATTTATCACTTATCAAGCGATATCCCATCGTGGAGTATCTCGAAAGGAAAGGCATCAAGCCTGTACGTAGGACTGCAGTCTATGCCCTGTATTGTTCACCGCTCAGGGAGGAAACGCATCCGAGTTTTAAGGTGGACACAGAGAAGAACCTTTGGATAGATTATGGCGAAGGTAAGGGTGGAAGTATCATCGACCTCTGTATGCGTATGGAGGGCTGCACGCTATCGGAAGCCATCCATCACTTGGGGCAGAACGCTCCCGATAATACAGTATATAGTTCTCACAAAGACTTCTCACAAAACAATCTCCAACCAACGATGGCTGCAAACGAGACAAGGAAACTGATAAGTATATCAGACACCCTACCGCCACATTTGCAGGAGTATCTTACAAAGGTACGCTGCATTGATTTGGAAAAGGCAAAGCCTTTCCTTAAATGTATCAGCTATGAGGTAAGGGGCAGGCGCTATCAATCCATCGGCTTTGCCAATCAATCAGGAGGGCATGAACTTCGGGACAATGGCACGTTCAAGGGAACGATAGCTCCGAAGGACATTACTCCTATATTCACCGACAAGATAATAAACCAAATACAGCCAACTTGTGTGTTCGAGGGATTTATGGATTTTCTTTCTTTTCTTTCAATGAAAGAAGAAGTAACAAGTGCCTGCCTTGTGCTAAACTCCGTGAGCAATACCGCCAAAGCAATTCGGTATATGAATGCGCAGGGAATATCTTCCATTCGTACCTTCCTTGATAATGACGATGCAGGGCGGAGGGCTGTTCAAGATTTCATAAAGGCAGGTTTCCATGTTGAGGACATGAACATACATTACAAAGACTTCAAGGATCTCAACGATTTTCATGTCAGTCGTGTCCGTGAGCGACAGAATCATAAAGAGCAGATACAGGCACACATGTCGGTTACAGAACAAAATCAAAGCAATAAATCAAAACAAGTCAAACATAAAATGAGATAG
- a CDS encoding DUF3408 domain-containing protein — protein sequence MKKKTMMNDKDLSWFLECQDDKMDNEVIPQTEAQPVPVEEITTDVEINEDSVTQGEADITSGKSEHTRHTENMAVQRRISSKMRKKTLEAYKQAYLVPTKLCNRKAVYLSRETQEHADFIVRRLGDRGSNLSSFVENIVRLHLEEYGEDIDKWRRL from the coding sequence ATGAAAAAGAAAACAATGATGAATGACAAAGACCTTTCATGGTTCTTGGAATGCCAAGATGATAAAATGGACAATGAGGTAATCCCACAGACGGAAGCACAACCCGTTCCTGTGGAGGAAATAACAACGGACGTAGAAATAAATGAGGACAGTGTTACTCAAGGAGAAGCGGATATCACTTCTGGGAAATCCGAGCATACACGGCATACTGAGAATATGGCTGTTCAAAGACGCATCAGCTCCAAAATGAGGAAGAAAACACTCGAAGCCTACAAGCAAGCCTATCTTGTGCCAACCAAACTGTGCAACCGAAAGGCGGTCTATCTGAGCCGAGAAACGCAGGAGCATGCCGACTTCATCGTGCGCAGGTTAGGCGACAGGGGCAGCAACCTTTCAAGTTTCGTGGAGAACATCGTGCGTCTCCATTTGGAAGAGTACGGTGAGGACATAGATAAATGGAGGAGATTATAA
- a CDS encoding plasmid mobilization protein has protein sequence MNRYKGKAARWQSKDKEEQRMNKTEFIKIRCTLEEKHRIKSKAESTGRKFSEYCREILLNGEVTAVPKMTDNEREAIAILQHTGRFYGQVSNLIKLKDEDWLHITKNLSLCAKEAFKRFYDPHFRVDDEVYKVLNLTRNDR, from the coding sequence ATGAATAGATACAAAGGAAAAGCTGCCCGATGGCAGTCAAAGGATAAGGAAGAACAGCGGATGAACAAGACAGAGTTCATCAAGATAAGATGCACCTTAGAGGAGAAGCATCGTATCAAGTCAAAAGCGGAAAGTACAGGGCGGAAGTTCTCAGAGTACTGCCGTGAGATACTCCTTAACGGAGAAGTAACAGCTGTTCCCAAGATGACAGACAATGAGAGGGAAGCCATTGCCATTCTTCAACATACAGGAAGGTTCTACGGGCAGGTTTCCAATCTCATCAAGCTCAAGGACGAGGATTGGCTACATATCACCAAGAACCTTTCGCTATGTGCCAAAGAGGCATTTAAGCGGTTTTACGACCCGCATTTTCGTGTGGATGATGAGGTATATAAGGTCTTAAATCTAACAAGAAATGATAGGTAA
- a CDS encoding relaxase/mobilization nuclease domain-containing protein — protein sequence MIGKCKAIAHGSTALDYIFREGKLGSRLAFHNLCSRDPKTIYEEMKVVSDYNSRCRNKFLRIEIGIAPQDEKKLSVSEYMWIAHLFAKRMGLDNHQWVAVTHKDTDNRHIHIIANRISLYGEVYDTTFVSNRAARVAEEISREKGLTIAKEVKAERKHQKEKASPTREQTKQQVQKICYTLLDKYKGTGVKGHSMFLYELNKNGITIERMKNKQGKVYGLKFSYAGQSFKASEIGREFGYHSLQKNFETTNKEESRKPHLTVQEPTEKREQSDTGYQLVPPSRSSISRDNDTPQVQSPISTVADTIVSAADEVVEGLGDLITPSTLGYDLTEAAWQRKLRYQANRKKKRGRGI from the coding sequence ATGATAGGTAAATGCAAGGCGATAGCGCACGGAAGCACAGCTTTGGACTATATTTTCAGGGAAGGCAAACTCGGTAGTCGGCTTGCATTCCACAATCTTTGCAGCAGAGATCCAAAGACTATCTATGAGGAAATGAAAGTGGTCAGTGACTACAACAGCCGTTGCAGGAACAAGTTTCTCCGTATCGAAATTGGCATCGCACCGCAGGACGAGAAAAAGCTGTCTGTGTCTGAATATATGTGGATAGCACATTTGTTTGCCAAGCGAATGGGACTTGACAACCACCAATGGGTGGCAGTAACGCACAAGGACACCGATAATAGACACATTCACATAATTGCTAACCGTATCAGTCTGTATGGAGAAGTCTATGATACCACCTTTGTGAGCAATAGGGCTGCAAGGGTGGCAGAGGAAATCAGCAGGGAGAAAGGCTTGACCATTGCAAAAGAGGTCAAGGCAGAAAGGAAACACCAAAAGGAAAAAGCCAGCCCTACAAGAGAGCAAACAAAGCAGCAGGTGCAGAAGATTTGCTACACCTTGCTTGACAAGTACAAAGGAACAGGCGTCAAGGGGCATTCCATGTTCCTTTATGAATTGAACAAAAACGGCATTACCATAGAGCGTATGAAGAACAAGCAGGGCAAGGTATATGGCTTGAAGTTCTCATACGCAGGGCAATCCTTCAAGGCTTCCGAAATCGGCAGGGAGTTCGGCTACCATTCCTTGCAGAAGAACTTTGAAACAACCAACAAGGAAGAATCAAGGAAACCACATCTAACAGTACAAGAGCCGACAGAAAAGAGAGAACAATCTGATACAGGCTACCAACTTGTACCTCCAAGCCGCTCCTCAATTTCACGAGACAATGACACACCACAAGTGCAGAGTCCTATTAGTACAGTGGCAGACACCATCGTTAGCGCAGCCGATGAAGTTGTGGAAGGGTTAGGCGATTTGATTACACCAAGTACACTAGGCTATGACTTAACCGAAGCTGCATGGCAGCGCAAACTCAGATACCAAGCTAACAGAAAGAAGAAACGTGGAAGGGGAATATAA
- a CDS encoding ABC transporter permease: MTLSYLIEKEFIQIRHNPFIPKLILFFPIAIMLVFPWITSMEVKNIYITVVDNDHSTQSQRLVQRIQSSPYFKFSGMAQTNEEAMQAIERNDADVVLTIPHYYERDQVNGQQPQVLISANAVDGTKGGMGSAYLAQIVNQNLQDGQVKPMESPFSTVALFNPHKSYKLFMIPALMSLVVIMLCGFLLALNIVSEKEAGTIEQMNVTPVSKLQFILSKMIPYWVISAVVIIECIFLAWLVFGIFPAGNIVLIFLLSMLLALIFSGIGLIISNYSDAMQEAMFVMFFIIMFVMMLSGLFTPVSSMPDWAQKLTLVNPVTYFIEGMRTVFIRGGNLASIAQDLLILLLFAIVIDVWAVFSYKKIQ, encoded by the coding sequence ATGACACTGTCCTATCTCATTGAAAAAGAATTCATCCAGATTCGGCACAATCCATTCATACCCAAGCTGATACTGTTTTTTCCAATCGCCATCATGCTGGTGTTTCCGTGGATTACCAGTATGGAGGTGAAGAACATCTACATCACCGTGGTTGATAACGATCACAGTACGCAGTCGCAACGCTTGGTGCAGCGCATCCAATCATCGCCCTATTTCAAGTTCTCGGGAATGGCTCAGACCAATGAGGAGGCCATGCAGGCCATCGAGAGGAATGATGCCGACGTGGTACTCACCATCCCTCACTACTACGAGCGCGACCAGGTGAACGGACAACAGCCACAGGTACTCATCTCAGCCAATGCCGTGGATGGTACCAAAGGCGGTATGGGCTCGGCATATTTGGCCCAGATTGTGAATCAAAATTTGCAGGACGGACAAGTCAAACCGATGGAGTCGCCGTTCTCTACCGTGGCACTGTTCAATCCTCACAAGAGCTACAAGCTGTTCATGATTCCTGCCCTGATGTCGTTGGTGGTCATCATGCTGTGTGGTTTTCTCTTGGCCTTGAACATTGTCAGCGAAAAAGAAGCCGGCACGATTGAGCAGATGAACGTAACGCCTGTGAGCAAACTCCAGTTTATTCTCTCCAAGATGATTCCCTATTGGGTCATATCCGCAGTCGTCATCATAGAGTGTATCTTCCTGGCTTGGCTGGTTTTTGGCATTTTTCCGGCAGGCAACATTGTGCTGATATTTCTCTTGTCCATGCTCCTGGCCTTGATATTCAGCGGCATCGGACTCATCATTTCCAACTATAGTGATGCTATGCAGGAAGCCATGTTCGTGATGTTTTTCATCATTATGTTTGTTATGATGCTCAGTGGACTGTTCACTCCCGTGTCCAGTATGCCAGATTGGGCGCAGAAGTTGACGCTGGTTAACCCCGTGACCTACTTCATCGAGGGCATGCGAACGGTGTTTATTCGAGGGGGCAACTTGGCTTCCATCGCCCAAGACCTGCTCATCTTGCTTTTGTTCGCCATCGTCATCGATGTGTGGGCGGTGTTCAGTTACAAGAAAATTCAGTAA
- a CDS encoding ABC transporter permease: MNQFNSFVIKETKHIMRDRRTMLILFGMPVVMMLIFGFAITTDIKDVKVAIVTSSMDSRTQQVVHSLDASGNFIVTHTVGTTKEAKQLLSDNKVNMAIAFSPDFGNNRYSGQAGVQFIADYTDPNIAEQQVSYAQQIVMDELTREMHGESRPAVNTQLLYNPQMKSAYNFVPGTMGMLMMLICAMMTSVSIVREKERGTMEVLLVSPVKPLYIMIAKAVPYFVLSILILISILLISKFILAVPIAGNVALIFGVSLLYILLSLALGLLISVVAKTQVVALLMSGMLLMMPSTMLSGMIYPIESMPAILRYLSAIIPARWYVSAMKKLMIMGVDVQMVYKELAVLTAMAVVLLAVALKKFKIRLS, from the coding sequence ATGAATCAGTTTAACTCATTTGTCATCAAAGAAACGAAACATATAATGAGAGATCGGCGCACTATGCTGATTCTTTTTGGCATGCCGGTGGTGATGATGCTCATTTTTGGCTTCGCCATCACCACCGACATCAAGGATGTGAAGGTGGCCATTGTCACTTCTTCGATGGATAGTCGTACGCAACAGGTGGTTCACAGCCTGGATGCGTCGGGCAATTTCATTGTTACTCATACGGTTGGAACGACGAAAGAGGCCAAACAACTACTGTCAGACAACAAGGTGAACATGGCCATTGCCTTCTCTCCCGATTTCGGAAACAATCGGTACAGCGGTCAGGCTGGCGTTCAATTCATCGCTGATTACACGGATCCGAACATCGCTGAACAGCAGGTGTCGTATGCCCAACAAATCGTGATGGACGAACTAACGAGAGAAATGCATGGAGAAAGCAGGCCTGCCGTCAACACCCAACTGCTGTATAATCCACAGATGAAGAGTGCATACAACTTTGTTCCTGGCACCATGGGGATGCTCATGATGCTTATTTGCGCCATGATGACCTCGGTGAGCATCGTCCGTGAGAAAGAAAGAGGTACGATGGAGGTGCTGCTGGTATCGCCCGTCAAGCCGCTGTACATCATGATAGCCAAGGCTGTGCCTTACTTTGTGCTGTCCATCTTGATACTTATCAGCATCCTACTCATCTCGAAGTTTATCCTGGCCGTGCCCATTGCGGGCAACGTGGCACTCATCTTTGGAGTTTCGTTGCTGTACATCTTGCTGTCGTTGGCTTTGGGATTGCTCATCAGTGTGGTTGCCAAAACGCAAGTAGTGGCCCTTCTGATGTCGGGCATGTTGCTCATGATGCCGAGCACGATGCTCTCTGGAATGATTTATCCCATTGAGAGCATGCCGGCCATTCTGCGTTATCTCTCAGCTATCATACCAGCCAGATGGTATGTGTCGGCCATGAAGAAGCTGATGATTATGGGCGTTGATGTGCAGATGGTGTACAAAGAACTGGCTGTACTCACTGCCATGGCTGTGGTATTGTTAGCCGTTGCGTTGAAGAAATTTAAAATCAGACTGTCATGA
- a CDS encoding ATP-binding cassette domain-containing protein has translation MNAIEVSHITKSYDDVQALDDVSFSVKQGEVFGLIGPDGAGKTSLFRIMASLLLADAGTVSVEGYDVVSQYKEIRQRVGYMPGKFSLYQDLTVEENLQFFADLFGTTIAAGYDGIKAIYSQIEPFKNRKAGALSGGMKQKLALSCALVHQPSVLFLDEPTTGVDPVSRKELWQMLGMLKERNITIVAATPYLDEIRCCERVAFLDNGRVRAIDGPDEILTQFADIFNPEGLKHEDKSAQVQQGMAEEGLQEKAEDVIQVEHLVKAFGTFHAVDDISFSVHRGEIFGFLGANGAGKTTAMHMLTGLNKPTSGKGKVAGFDIRKHSEQIKKHIGYMSQRFSLYEDMTVAQNIKLFGGIYGMSKQAIAAKMDDMLKQLHFEEHRDSLVKSLPLGWKQKLAFSVSIFHEPEVVFLDEPTGGVDPATRRQFWELIYAASARGITVFVTTHYMDEAEYCDRISIMVDGKIRAMGTPGELKRMYRCNDMDEVFTLLARQATRGE, from the coding sequence ATGAACGCGATAGAAGTAAGTCATATCACCAAAAGTTACGATGATGTCCAGGCGCTGGATGATGTTTCTTTCAGCGTGAAGCAAGGAGAAGTGTTCGGACTTATAGGCCCCGATGGTGCCGGCAAGACATCTCTGTTTCGCATTATGGCATCACTTTTGCTGGCAGATGCAGGCACTGTAAGTGTTGAAGGCTATGACGTGGTGAGCCAATATAAAGAAATTCGCCAGCGTGTGGGCTACATGCCGGGCAAGTTTTCGTTGTATCAAGATTTGACAGTAGAGGAGAATCTCCAGTTTTTTGCCGATCTTTTTGGCACCACCATCGCTGCCGGATACGATGGAATCAAAGCCATTTACTCGCAGATAGAGCCTTTCAAAAATCGGAAGGCGGGTGCGTTGTCGGGTGGTATGAAACAGAAATTGGCTCTTTCTTGTGCCCTTGTCCATCAACCCAGCGTGCTGTTTTTGGATGAACCCACCACGGGTGTTGATCCTGTTTCGCGCAAAGAATTGTGGCAGATGCTTGGAATGCTGAAAGAAAGGAATATCACCATTGTGGCCGCAACGCCCTACTTGGACGAGATTCGCTGCTGTGAGCGGGTGGCTTTTCTGGATAATGGACGGGTGAGAGCTATCGATGGTCCCGATGAAATCTTAACGCAATTTGCCGATATCTTCAATCCTGAAGGCCTGAAGCATGAGGATAAGTCTGCCCAGGTGCAGCAAGGAATGGCGGAAGAGGGACTGCAAGAGAAGGCGGAAGACGTGATTCAGGTTGAACATCTGGTTAAGGCTTTCGGGACGTTCCATGCCGTTGACGACATTTCTTTCAGTGTTCATCGCGGCGAAATCTTTGGCTTTTTAGGCGCAAACGGTGCCGGAAAGACCACAGCCATGCACATGCTTACGGGATTGAACAAGCCCACAAGCGGCAAAGGTAAGGTGGCTGGATTTGACATACGCAAGCATTCGGAGCAGATTAAGAAGCACATTGGCTACATGAGTCAACGCTTTTCCCTGTATGAAGACATGACCGTGGCCCAGAACATCAAGCTTTTTGGCGGCATCTATGGCATGAGTAAGCAGGCCATTGCCGCCAAGATGGACGACATGCTCAAGCAGTTGCATTTTGAAGAGCATCGCGATTCGCTGGTCAAGTCCTTGCCATTGGGGTGGAAACAGAAACTCGCTTTCTCGGTAAGTATCTTCCACGAACCCGAAGTAGTGTTCCTTGATGAACCTACTGGGGGGGTGGATCCGGCCACGAGGCGACAGTTTTGGGAACTCATTTATGCTGCTTCGGCGCGCGGTATCACCGTTTTTGTCACCACACACTATATGGATGAGGCCGAATATTGTGACCGTATCTCCATCATGGTGGATGGAAAGATTCGTGCCATGGGTACGCCTGGCGAGCTGAAACGCATGTACCGTTGCAACGACATGGATGAGGTGTTTACGCTATTGGCACGCCAAGCCACCCGTGGAGAATAA
- a CDS encoding HlyD family secretion protein: MKTMKIVMVGLVGILSACSSHENKYDATGLFEATEVVVSAEQNGRLLQLGVAEGSEVSKGQQVGLIDTVQLTLKARQVGANSKSIANQKPDVNAQIAVLRQQLKQAEQERQRFEGLVNDGAANRKQLDDATSAVRVLKRQLAAQQSSLNNSTRALNSQISANDIQKYQVLDQLKKCHVTSPLTGTVLEKYAEEGEFASVGKPLFKVADTKNLFLRAYLTSRQLEKVKIGQQVTVFSDYGDDTSKEYKGKVVWISPRSEFTPKTILTDDERADQVYAVKVAVQNDGHIKIGMYGGMKL; encoded by the coding sequence ATGAAAACGATGAAGATAGTGATGGTCGGACTTGTTGGCATCTTGTCAGCATGTTCGTCACACGAGAATAAATACGATGCGACTGGTCTTTTTGAAGCTACAGAGGTTGTTGTGTCGGCCGAACAAAATGGCAGACTACTCCAACTGGGGGTTGCCGAAGGTTCTGAAGTGAGTAAAGGACAGCAGGTAGGCTTGATAGATACGGTTCAATTGACCTTGAAAGCTCGCCAGGTAGGGGCCAACTCCAAGTCGATTGCCAATCAGAAACCGGATGTAAACGCGCAGATAGCCGTGCTCAGACAGCAGCTCAAGCAGGCCGAACAAGAGCGACAACGATTTGAAGGACTGGTGAATGATGGGGCTGCCAACCGCAAACAACTGGACGATGCCACATCGGCCGTTCGGGTGTTGAAACGTCAATTGGCTGCACAGCAATCTTCTTTGAACAATAGTACGCGTGCACTGAATTCACAAATCAGTGCGAACGACATCCAAAAATATCAGGTACTTGACCAACTGAAGAAGTGTCATGTCACCTCACCGCTTACGGGTACCGTGCTTGAGAAATATGCTGAAGAAGGCGAATTCGCTTCCGTTGGCAAGCCATTGTTCAAGGTTGCCGACACCAAGAACCTCTTCTTGCGCGCCTATCTCACCAGTCGGCAGTTGGAAAAGGTGAAGATTGGGCAGCAAGTGACCGTCTTTAGCGATTACGGAGACGACACCAGCAAGGAGTATAAGGGAAAGGTGGTTTGGATATCACCACGCTCTGAATTCACCCCGAAGACCATTTTGACCGATGACGAGCGTGCCGATCAGGTGTATGCCGTGAAGGTAGCCGTACAAAATGACGGTCACATCAAGATTGGTATGTATGGTGGGATGAAGTTGTAA